The Novibacillus thermophilus genome segment CGCTGGACATCGACATTCTGCTGTACGGGAATGTCACGATGGAGGAGGACAGGCTGACGATTCCTCATCCGCGCATGACGGAAAGGGCCTTCGTCCTCGTACCGCTCGCAGAGTTGGGTCCCGATGTGGACATACCTGGGACAGGGAGAACCGTTCAACAGCAAGTCGAGCATGTAAAGGGGAAAGAGGGGATTCAGCGTTGTCCGACGATATCATTGGCCGCAGAATTCGGGCTTACCGCAAGTTAAAGGGCTACACCCAGCAGGGTCTCGCCGAGGCCCTCGGTGTTTCCGTCGCCGTGATCGGTTCGGTTGAACGCGGAACGCGCATGCCGAAGAAACAGCTGTTGCAAGACATTGCGGACGTACTCAACATCGAGGTCGAAGAGTTGCTCCCGAGTGATCGGGACCTTGACGATGGGTGACCGTTTTTTGCACACTTGCCAAAAGGATCAAGGAGGAAACGTATGGATCAACAATCATCGACTTTCAATGAACTGCTGCAAGTGAGACGCGACAAATTACACCATTTGCAAGAGAGGGGAATCGACCCGTTCGGCAGCCGGTACGAACGGACGCACTTGGCAGCGGACATTCACGAAGCTCACGGAGACAAAAGCAAAGAGGAGTTGGAGCGTGAACAGCATCGGGTGAAGGTTGCCGGTCGGCTCATGTCTATACGGGGACACGGGAAAGCAGGGTTTGCCCATATCCAGGACGTGTCCGGCCGCATCCAAATCTACGTGCGACAGGATACCGTCGGCGATGACGTTTACGACTTGTTTAAGACTCTCGACATCGGTGATTGGATCGGAGTAGAGGGGGACGTCTTTAAGACGAACCGCGGCGAGACGACAGTGAAGGCAGAGGTTCTCACGCTGCTGTCTAAATCGTTGCGCCCGCTGCCGGAGAAGTTCCACGGACTGCAAGACATCGAACAGCGGTACCGGAAGCGGTATTTGGATCTCATCGTGAACCCGGAAGTTCGAGAAACGTTTGTCACCCGGAGCAAGATCATTCAAGCGATTCGCCGTTACTTGGACGAGCAAGGCTTTCTCGAAGTGGAAACGCCGACGATGCACGCCATTGCCGGTGGTGCCGCTGCCCGGCCGTTCGTCACCCACCACAACGCTTTGGACATGCCGCTGTACATGCGCATCGCCATTGAGTTGCACTTGAAGCGCCTAATCGTCGGCGGGATGGAGAAAGTGTATGAAATCGGTCGCGTCTACCGCAATGAAGGAATTTCCACGCGGCACAACCCGGAATTTACGATGCTTGAACTGTACGAAGCGTACGCGGACTTCCGCGATATTATGGATCTGACAGAACACATTGTCACATTTGTGGCAGAGACCGTGTTGGGAACCCGTCAGCTGGAGTATCAAGGGCACGACGTCGATCTGTCTTCGCCGTGGCGGCGGCGCTCAATGGTCGATCTGATTCAAGAGCACGTCGGCGTCGATTTTTCCCAAGAGATGACAGATGAACAGGCACGTCGATTGGCGGAAGAGCACGGGGTTGACGTCAAACCGGAGATGACTTTTGGCCACATCGTCAACGAGTTTTTTGAACAGCGGGTTGAAGATAAACTGATCCAGCCGACATTCGTCTACGGACATCCTGTGGCCGTTTCGCCCCTGGCCAAGAAAAATGCCGACGATCCGCGCTTTACGGACAGATTCGAGCTGTTTATCGTCGGCCGTGAGCACGCCAACGCCTTTACAGAGCTAAACGACCCCATCGACCAGCGGCAGCGGTTTGAAGCGCAATTGAAGGAACGGGAAGCCGGTAACGAGGAAGCGCACATGATGGACGAAGACTTCCTCGAAGCGTTGGAGTACGGCATGCCGCCCACCGGCGGCCTCGGCATCGGCATCGACCGCTTAGTGATGCTGTTCACTGACGCCCCTTCCATCCGCGACGTGTTGCTGTTCCCGCTCATGCGGGACAGGGATGGAGGGAACCTGTAGCCCTTGGACGATTTTGTAACAGTTCAAGTGCTGGACGGAGAAAAGACTATACGAAAAAGCATGGAAGAACGGTTCTTTAGTCGAGAATCGTTCTTTTTTGTGTCTGTATGACTTTAGCGGTAAAGTTTTTGAGGACAAAGTCTCATTTATCGACCTCCAGAACATAGCTCCAAAAGACTATTGACCGGAATGATACAAACTGAACCGCGGATTTAAAGACAAAAAAGTTATGTAGGTTGAATGGTCTACTTCTTTTTAGGGATGCCGTTGAATAATAAAAAATCAAAACTATTTACCTATTATTTTAATTCGCCAATGCTGCTAATATATGTTTATGGTCAAATTGGCCGCACCAATTTACGAGTCAGGAGTCCCTGAAAAATGCTTGTTGTGCTAGACGAATGGTTCCACTTTGAGAACTTCCCGGCTGAACATTATGCCGTTAAACCACTAAAGATAGGAAGAAAGCATCAAAGTTTGCAACAGTCGTTGAAACAGGAAGGATCAGGCTGGTTGTCGAAGCGGCTGCCGCTCAAACCGTACAGTATAGCGGAGGAACTAGAGTTCTTTACGAAATTGGTAACAGAGCAAGAAACGATTTTGTATTTTTATGAGCCGCGTTACACCAGCACGGACAACCTGTACCGCGTTCGCAACTGGCTTTTACCGGACAAACGGCTGTATCCAGTTCCTGTTTACGGTAACCGTGCGGAAGTTCTTTATTTGATGCATCACCTCGTAGAAACGTTAGGGCAAAAACGTACCGTAACATACCAGGAGTTGCAAAAAGACATTAAGGGGTTGAAAGATCAAGCGACATGTTTAATCATTTCGCCTGAACCGACGAGATTGGTCGAGTGGAAAAAATTGAATTCTGTTTACAAAGGTGTCGGAAAAAAGCAGTACTGCTTAGTAAAGGTCGAGGAGCAGCAGAAGATAAAAACGAGTGAAATCGGAGAACTGGCTGTTTTGTGGCGAAAAGTGTTAAAGGAAGAAGCGTCAGGTGGGGACATTTGGGCAGTGTGTAAAGGTGTTGCAGAAGAGCTTGTTCCCTCAAAACACTTTTATCGTGTGGGAGAGCCAGCCCCTCCTGTCAACGTCCCGTTTGTGCACGCCGTCGTAGTACCGAAAGAGATTGAACAAGAGCGCCACCGATCCGCCTAGGGAGGAAGGAACATGGTCGATTCCAAGCGCAAGGCGATGATTTTTCTCACTTTGGCCTTTATTTTAGCTGTTTTAACGGCTTGGCTCATCATTAATCAAGTCAGCCAAGCACAAGAAACCCTTGGCCAAACGGTTAAAGTGGCAGTCGCCAAAACGGATATCCAAGCGTATACAGACATCTCCCCAGACATGATTGACTGGGTGGACATGCCCCAATCTGCTAATTTGTCTACGTTAATTCAGGATGAAAAAGAGTTGGAAGGACACGTGTCAATCGTCAATTTGGAAAAAGGCGATTTGTTCACAGCTAACTTAGTGAGGTCTCGCATCGACATACCTGCTGACCACCGGGTGGTTTGGCTAAACCCGACAGAGAACGTCATCCTGGATCAAAGTGTGGTGGAAGGTGACAAGGTCGATATTGTCGCTTCCTACAAATCAGGGTCAGGTATCGTCACCAAACGGATACTCCAAAACATCCCTGTTGTGCAGAGCCAAGATCTTAAGAGCGGCGATGATGAAACGAAACAAGCCCTTAAAGTGTCGTTACCTGTTTCCCAGGCTGAGTTGTTGATCCACATGCAAAATACTGCGGAACAAGTACGGGTACTTCGGCTTGACCAATTGCCTCAAGAACAAAAAACGGATGAGGCCCAGCAGACAGAAAACAGCGGAACCCAGGAACAGACGACGAAACAGCAACCCGAAAACCAAGCGAAGGAGCCCGCCTCAAAAAAAGAAGAACCCAAAGACGCGAAACAATCAAACGACAAAAATGACAAAGATGAAAACAAAGATAAAAAGAAAGACAGCTGATTCAAAGGGAGGCTGAAACCGTGAATGAAACAGAAGCACTAATTGTGACAAAGGACGAGGGGTTAGTACATGAGGTAGAGCGTTTGCTAGCGGGACAAGGCCTCCGAGTACATGTCAGTGAAGATTGGAAGCAGCCTTTTACCGAACGTGGGAAATACGCGTATTACTTGGTTGACGACAGGACCGTTAAAAAAGTCGATGACGTAAACGTGCCATCCGCCAGTTGGTTAATCGTACTCATAGGCCAGCGGTCATTTGACCGGGTAAGGGATTGGTTGAAACAAGGGGCTCATGATGTACTTGTCATTCCCGACGAATTAGAAAAGTTAAACGCATTAGCTCAACGTATGGCGGTGCGCGCTCCTATCGATGAGACAGCGGCAGCGCAAAGGAATGCCCTTGACGCCGGTGGGAGAGTGAGGGCATTTTACAGTGTGAAGGGCGGCAGCGGCAAAACTGTCATATCCGCAATGGTTGCCCAAAGTTTACAATTGCAGTTCGGCAAGCGTGTCATGTTAATTGATTTCAACGCGCAATTCGGCGGGCTGGAGGTGATCCTCGGCTTGGAGTCGCCCCGGTCGTATTTGGATTTACAGCCCGTTTTGCAAGAACTGTCGTTTAACCACATCCAGAATGTCGCGGTCAAAGAAGAGACGACGGGAATTCACGTGCTCCTCAGCCCGTTAAACCCGGAACAGGCCGAAAGTATTTCGGATGAATTAGTCACGCGCGTGCTTCAGACGTGCAAAGCCCACTTCGATGAAGTGATTTTGGACTTGCCGAGCACGCTGAATACCGTCAGCTTTACCGCTTTGACTGGAGCGGATGACATATACTACGTCGTGACACCGGACAGCATGGCGGTGCGGGGACTGAAACACGCTCTGGATTTGTTCCGCCGGTTTCAAATCGGAAACCACGGCAATGTGCATCTCATCGTGAACCGCAACAACAAAAAAAGCGAACTGTCGGAGAAAGACCTCACTCAATTGGTGGATTTGCCGCTGATAGGAAGCGTTCGGGCAGACTACTACGGCATTCAACCTTTTGTGAATATGGGACGTCCGTTTTACAGCAAAAAAGGGGATAAAGGGTCCTCCAAAGTGGCGCAAGACGTCCGTTTGCTGGTGGAGAAGGCATTGTTAAAAGGGGTGTAGAACATGTCCTGGCTTGAGCGCGTGAAGCAACAGACAAATTCACCGGCATCTAACGGAGAGGCGGACTGGAATGTCTCGGACACTCAACTTGAACAGCGGGCACGTCATTATAAAGCCCGCCTGATTAAAGAAGCGGATCTCGAGGCCATTACCAAGTTACCTCCGAATGAAATGAAGCAGACCATAGAGCGCCTCGTGTACCGCATGATAGAGGAAGAGCGCGCCATCATCCCGCGGCAGGAGATGGAAGCCCTCGTCAGGCAAATCATCCATGAATCGGTCGGGTACGGTCCCCTGGAAGTTTTGCTCAGAGAAGACGACATTACGGAGATCATGGTCAACGGCCCGAGGGAGGTCTACATCGAGCGCAGAGGGAGATTGGAAAAGACAGATGTCCGATTCAAGGATGAGCAGCACATCCGTCACATTATTGACCGTATCATCGCACCGTTAGGCAGGAGGATCGACGAGAGTTCCCCTATGGTGGACGCCCGGCTGCACGACGGAAGCCGCGTCAATGCGGTCATTCCCCCGATCAGTTTGAACGGGCCCGTCATGTCCATTCGCAAATTTAACAAAGATCCGTTTACCATCGACGACCTCATTTCATTTGGCTCATTTACGGAGGAAATGGCAGAATTTCTCCGCGCTGCCGTGAAGGCCAAGTGCAATATTCTCGTCTCTGGGGAACAGGGAGCGGAAAGACGACCCTGTTGAATGTGCTCTCGGCGTCTATTCCTTTTGGTGAACGCATTGTCATCATTGAGGACATGGCGGAACTCCGATTTGAGTACGACAATGTGGTCCGTTTAGAAGCGAGGCCTCCCAACATGGAGGGAGAAGGGGAAATTACGATTCGCCAACTGGTGCGCAACGCGTTGCGCATGCGGCCGGATCGCATCATTGTCGGAGAGGTCCGGGGTTCAGAGGCCATAGATATGCTGCAAGCGATGAACACCGGTCACGAGGGGTCCCTGACGACCGTTCACGCCAATTCACCGAAAGACGCCCTCGGGAGACTGGAAGCGATGGTGATCATGTCCGGATTGCCCCTGACAGTCGACGTCATCCGCGGATACTTTGTCAGTGCTCTGGACTTGATCGTCCAAAGTGAGCGGTTGCCGGACGGAAAACGCAAACTTGTCAGCATTGCCGAAATCGGCGAAGAAGCCGGGCACATCCAAGTGAGAGACATCTTCCGCTACGAGCAGCAGGGGGTTGCCGAAGACGGTACGGTACAAGGCCGGTTCGTCGCTACGGGCTACGTTCCGCGAGTTTACCACCGGATGAAAACTTTCGGCATCACACTGCCGGAAACGTTGTTCAGGGAGGAGGTTTTCTCGTGACTGTGGCGTGGATTAGCGCCAGCGCCGCTATCTTTTCGTTCTTCGTCTTTGTGTACTACGTCATCCAAAGTGTGGTGACGCGGAATACCCGTAAGCGCGTAGACGACTGGTTTGAGCGGGAACGGGAGCAGGAAAGGAAAAGTACCATCCTGTTAATCGGGGATAAATACGACAACTCCGAACTCGCGGAGGAGCTGAAGAAGAAGTTAATACAAGCCGATTTGCGTCTCAAGCCTTCTGAGTATGTCGGCATTTGCCTCTTCCTGTTCGGTGCGTTGCTGTTCGTCGGGCACTTTCTGTTCCAGCTCATTTTTATCGTGAATGTGACGGTCGCCTATTTCGTCGTTTGGCTCGGTTCTAAAATGTTTTTGAGATCCCGGCAAAACAGGCGAACGGAAAGTTTTAACAAGCAATTGCCAGAAATTTGTCGCATGATGAGCAATACAGTCAAGGCCGGCTTGACGATTCCGCAGGGCATTGAAATGGTAGCCCAAGAGATGAAAGAGCCAGCGGGCCCTGAATTTCAAGCGATGTCCCAACAACTAAAGCTCGGGGATGATTTTGACGAGGTAATGAACCGGTTCCGCGACCGCATTGCCAGTAAAGAATTGAACATTTTCGTGAGCACGGTACTCATTCAGCGGCGTGTAGGCGGGAACTTGGCGGAAGTGCTGAGTCTGATGGCCGATACGCTGGAAGAGCGAGCCCGGGTGAACAAAGAGGTGGACACTGTAACGGCGGAGGCGCGGTTTGTCGCCTTTATTCTGCCGATTATGCCGCTCGTGATGGCCTTGATGATGAACTTGTTTATCGAAGGGTTTCTCAACCCGCTGTTTTCGACGTGGGGATTGGTGTTGTTGTCCATTTTTTTAGCCATGCAGTTTCTCGCCTTCATCATCATTCGCCAAATCACGAAGATAAGGGTGTAAAGTTGCATGAGTCCGCATTTTAGTACGCTGGTCACCTTGTTGATCTTAATCATACTGGGGCTCTTGTTTGTGAGTTTTGTGTACGTGTGGCTGTTTATTGCCAAAAAACAGCGCCTCGTGTCGTACCTCAAGCCCCTAGATAAGAAAAAAGAGAAACGGAGAAAGTGGAGGGAACGGCTGTGGACTCCTGTCGTTAAAGCGGCAGACTACGTCGGGCCAACGGCAGTGAAGTACCCGCTCATGTTCGACCTCGAGCAGGACAGGCAACAGCTCGTCCGGGCGGGGAATCCGATGGGAATGGATGTGGAGACGTTTCACGGACTGCGCTTCGTTCTCGGATTCGGCAGCTTGCTGTTCAGTACCCTTTACACTTTTTTGGGGATGCCGTTTGCCCTTCTGTTGCTGGTGGTGTTACCGCTCAGCGGGTTCATGTTTCCCTCGGCTTGGCTGTGGTACCGCGTGAGAGAGCGGCAAGACATCATCAGTGCCACGATGCCGGACTTTTTAGATACAGTGAGCATTACGCTGCAGGCAGGGGTGTCCATGGATTCCGCATTGC includes the following:
- a CDS encoding helix-turn-helix domain-containing protein, whose amino-acid sequence is MSDDIIGRRIRAYRKLKGYTQQGLAEALGVSVAVIGSVERGTRMPKKQLLQDIADVLNIEVEELLPSDRDLDDG
- the lysS gene encoding lysine--tRNA ligase; translation: MDQQSSTFNELLQVRRDKLHHLQERGIDPFGSRYERTHLAADIHEAHGDKSKEELEREQHRVKVAGRLMSIRGHGKAGFAHIQDVSGRIQIYVRQDTVGDDVYDLFKTLDIGDWIGVEGDVFKTNRGETTVKAEVLTLLSKSLRPLPEKFHGLQDIEQRYRKRYLDLIVNPEVRETFVTRSKIIQAIRRYLDEQGFLEVETPTMHAIAGGAAARPFVTHHNALDMPLYMRIAIELHLKRLIVGGMEKVYEIGRVYRNEGISTRHNPEFTMLELYEAYADFRDIMDLTEHIVTFVAETVLGTRQLEYQGHDVDLSSPWRRRSMVDLIQEHVGVDFSQEMTDEQARRLAEEHGVDVKPEMTFGHIVNEFFEQRVEDKLIQPTFVYGHPVAVSPLAKKNADDPRFTDRFELFIVGREHANAFTELNDPIDQRQRFEAQLKEREAGNEEAHMMDEDFLEALEYGMPPTGGLGIGIDRLVMLFTDAPSIRDVLLFPLMRDRDGGNL
- the cpaB gene encoding Flp pilus assembly protein CpaB translates to MVDSKRKAMIFLTLAFILAVLTAWLIINQVSQAQETLGQTVKVAVAKTDIQAYTDISPDMIDWVDMPQSANLSTLIQDEKELEGHVSIVNLEKGDLFTANLVRSRIDIPADHRVVWLNPTENVILDQSVVEGDKVDIVASYKSGSGIVTKRILQNIPVVQSQDLKSGDDETKQALKVSLPVSQAELLIHMQNTAEQVRVLRLDQLPQEQKTDEAQQTENSGTQEQTTKQQPENQAKEPASKKEEPKDAKQSNDKNDKDENKDKKKDS
- a CDS encoding AAA family ATPase — protein: MNETEALIVTKDEGLVHEVERLLAGQGLRVHVSEDWKQPFTERGKYAYYLVDDRTVKKVDDVNVPSASWLIVLIGQRSFDRVRDWLKQGAHDVLVIPDELEKLNALAQRMAVRAPIDETAAAQRNALDAGGRVRAFYSVKGGSGKTVISAMVAQSLQLQFGKRVMLIDFNAQFGGLEVILGLESPRSYLDLQPVLQELSFNHIQNVAVKEETTGIHVLLSPLNPEQAESISDELVTRVLQTCKAHFDEVILDLPSTLNTVSFTALTGADDIYYVVTPDSMAVRGLKHALDLFRRFQIGNHGNVHLIVNRNNKKSELSEKDLTQLVDLPLIGSVRADYYGIQPFVNMGRPFYSKKGDKGSSKVAQDVRLLVEKALLKGV
- a CDS encoding type II secretion system F family protein, which encodes MTVAWISASAAIFSFFVFVYYVIQSVVTRNTRKRVDDWFEREREQERKSTILLIGDKYDNSELAEELKKKLIQADLRLKPSEYVGICLFLFGALLFVGHFLFQLIFIVNVTVAYFVVWLGSKMFLRSRQNRRTESFNKQLPEICRMMSNTVKAGLTIPQGIEMVAQEMKEPAGPEFQAMSQQLKLGDDFDEVMNRFRDRIASKELNIFVSTVLIQRRVGGNLAEVLSLMADTLEERARVNKEVDTVTAEARFVAFILPIMPLVMALMMNLFIEGFLNPLFSTWGLVLLSIFLAMQFLAFIIIRQITKIRV
- a CDS encoding type II secretion system F family protein: MSPHFSTLVTLLILIILGLLFVSFVYVWLFIAKKQRLVSYLKPLDKKKEKRRKWRERLWTPVVKAADYVGPTAVKYPLMFDLEQDRQQLVRAGNPMGMDVETFHGLRFVLGFGSLLFSTLYTFLGMPFALLLLVVLPLSGFMFPSAWLWYRVRERQDIISATMPDFLDTVSITLQAGVSMDSALRQVTEQMDGPLSEEIQRFNREIDLGVPRRQALLNLLNRNTSKELEMLVNSLMQGADLGVPVSTTFRVQAEDLRSMRGFRAKEKAAKASPQVTLVTTFLVAPAVFFLIIGLLFLNMLYNPEAFGLDVWF